The following are from one region of the Vulpes vulpes isolate BD-2025 chromosome 14, VulVul3, whole genome shotgun sequence genome:
- the C14H20orf204 gene encoding uncharacterized protein C20orf204 homolog, whose amino-acid sequence MVSAEALAWLFVSRRVFEEPTSKASSARRQRSLLQPVLRPQPPPAHGPATHGYVPGPLAGLREGLAVTGPCRVDLPMPTAAARLRPLTCWACLGASSRGHSEPASAAPQASVLLGVRPVQPGGLGWCVARGGELAARSPTCGPPPKPGSWGEAGEGVSGVAQLPPSAAPGGSPKPSPPRGGVALRGALSPVLLGGRCWGALPELGEPGGAVLLEPEHFCPRSGGRGPLRRRAWPCWGRDAGCTPRPRSALPLAPPLPALPPSPPPFTPCLHRAVWPAGPRPSCPKPETARTCPASPCLGHDGPRPLRCAPAGRLLGAVVGAAVGAPPRPGHPALTQRPFQVTPRPALWALLLALLGMAPGQAGPRACSVPNVLRHYRAVISEDLQAAVRQGGPGAAWTGPGSRPLHFIQKNLTGAAASGWRGRVGASCGAQKERGILLSIASLGRTLRRVVAGRRRGALERAAWTVALRTDAVMRRHCWALRQRSWWPKRRPPRRRRGSRRLVLRALDAIATCWEKLFALRAATEGT is encoded by the exons ATGGTTTCCGCTGAGGCGCTTGCTTGGCTTTTCGTCAGCCGGCGGGTCTTCG aggAGCCAACTTCAAAAGCCTCCTCTGCCCGCCGCCAGCGCTCCCTGCTGCAGCCTGTCCTGAGGCCTCAGCCGCCCCCTGCCCACGGACCCGCGACCCACGGTTATGTGCCAGGCCCCCTGGCGGGGCTGAGGGAGGGCCTCGCCGTGACAGGCCCATG CCGCGTGGACCTCCCCATGCCCACGGCTGCTGCCCGGCTGCGACCCCTGACCTGCTGGGCATGCCTGGGGGCGAGCTCGAGGGGCCACAGCGAACCTGCCAGCGCTGCACCCCAGGCCTCTGTGCTGCTTGGGGTGCGGCCCG TCCAGCCCGGGGGCCTGGGGTGGTGTGTGGCCCGGGGTGGGGAACTAGCTGCTCGCTCTCCGACCTGTGGGCCTCCCCCCAAGCCGGGCTCTTGGGGGGAGGCTGGAGAAGGCGTGTCTGGTGTGGCACAGCTGCCCCCCTCCGCTGCCCCTGGGGGTTCCCCCAAGCCTTCCCCTCCCAGGGGGGGTGTGGCCTTGCGCGGAGCCCTCAGCCCTGTCCTGCTGGGTGGGAGGTGCTGGGGTGCCCTGCCCGAGCTGGGAGAGCCTGGGGGAGCGGTCCTGCTGGAACCAGAGCACTTCTGCCCCCgttctggggggcgggggccgctcCGGAGGAGAGCTTGGCCCTGTTGGGGGCGGGATGCGGGCTGCACCCCTAGGCCAAGGTCAGCTCTGCCCCTGGCGCCCCCCCTCCCggccctgcctcccagccccccaccatTCACCCCGTGTCTGCATAGAGCTGTGTGGCCTGCAGGCCCCCGTCCATCCTGCCCCAAACCTGAGACAGCAAGGACGTGTCCTGCTAGCCCGTGCCTCGGTCACGATGGCCCGCGACCTCTCCGCTGTGCACCTGCTGGGAGACTCCTGGGGGCTGTCGTGGGGGCTGCAGTGGGGGCCCCCCCCAGGCCTGGGCACCCCGCCCTGACCCAGCGTCCCTTCCAGGTGACTCCCAGGCCTGCACTCTGGGCGCTCCTGCTGGCTCTGCTGGGGATGGCGCCCGGCCAGGCAGGGCCCCGCGCCTGCAGCGTCCCTAACGTGCTCCGCCACTACCGAGCGGTCATCTCGGAGGACCTGCAGGCCGCCgtgaggcagggagggccagggGCCGCGTGGACAGGGCCGGGCTCCCGACCCCTGCATTTCATTCAGAAAAACCTGACTGGAGCTGCGGCCTCTGGCTGGAGGGGTCGGGTGGGAGCTTCCTGCGGTGCCCAGAAG gaGCGCGGAATCCTACTGTCCATCGCGTCCCTGGGTCGGACCCTGCGCAGGGTGGTGGCCGGGCGCCGCCGCGGGGCGCTGGAGAGAGCAGCGTGGACCGTGGCCCTGCGCACGGACGCGGTCATGCGGCGCCACTGCTGGGCGCTGCGCCAG CGGAGCTGGTGGCCCAAGAGGCGTCCTCCCCGGCGGCGGCGCGGCAGCCGGAGGCTCGTGCTGCGCGCCCTGGACGCCATCGCCACCTGCTGGGAGAAGCTGTTTGCGCTGCGGGCGGCCACGGAGGGCACCTAG